One Helicobacter cetorum MIT 00-7128 DNA window includes the following coding sequences:
- a CDS encoding outer membrane protein, with protein sequence MNKAFGGGYLGVFLSSLCILDAEDFTYSIPKKEELGHRKFLKKKCLRNPLKPPCFTKSKPPIKKPFNLDKSSRYYGTSVVQMSWLQSTQRFKKAPLESQSIPFAEISLILGYKHFFDKKGRYGLRYYAFLDYAYGFIPKGELANNAYFIKSTSIPKAYQNKLQKKETFINALIYGMGLDVLYRRAFGTLFLGINLVGESWFYETKIFKEWAKTPHTTYKPNMFQLMFNMGYRYRFSRHKNWAIEFGTRIPILNNHYFKSPTYELTFRRNLSIYLTSTYDF encoded by the coding sequence TTGAATAAAGCGTTTGGAGGGGGTTATTTAGGAGTTTTTTTAAGCTCTTTATGTATTTTAGATGCAGAGGATTTTACTTACTCTATTCCTAAAAAAGAAGAATTGGGGCATCGCAAATTTTTAAAGAAGAAATGCTTACGAAACCCTTTAAAACCCCCTTGCTTTACCAAATCTAAACCCCCCATTAAAAAGCCTTTTAATTTAGATAAAAGCTCTCGTTATTATGGCACAAGCGTGGTGCAGATGTCATGGCTACAAAGCACTCAGCGCTTTAAAAAAGCCCCCTTAGAATCTCAAAGTATTCCTTTTGCTGAAATTAGCTTAATTCTTGGCTATAAGCATTTTTTTGATAAAAAAGGGCGCTATGGGTTGCGCTATTATGCGTTTTTAGACTATGCGTATGGGTTTATCCCTAAAGGTGAACTTGCTAATAATGCTTATTTTATAAAAAGCACAAGCATTCCTAAGGCTTATCAAAACAAACTACAAAAAAAAGAAACTTTTATTAACGCCCTTATTTATGGGATGGGATTAGATGTCTTATATAGGCGTGCGTTTGGGACATTGTTTTTAGGGATAAACTTAGTAGGCGAAAGCTGGTTTTATGAAACTAAGATTTTTAAAGAATGGGCAAAAACTCCGCATACCACCTATAAACCCAATATGTTTCAATTGATGTTTAATATGGGGTATCGCTACCGCTTTTCTAGGCATAAAAATTGGGCGATAGAATTTGGCACACGCATTCCCATATTGAATAATCATTACTTTAAAAGTCCTACTTATGAACTTACTTTTAGGCGTAATCTTTCAATCTATCTCACTTCAACTTACGATTTTTAA
- a CDS encoding HpaA family protein, protein MQDIKGSIRGLFGQCVLGTSVLALLVGCSPKIIETDNVALKLVYQPTTHSAQALDKSILLLRPSLQYSDNIAKEYENKFKNQVVLKTEDILKNQGYRVVNVESSEKSDLSFAQKKEGYLAISMNGEIVLRPDPKRTTQKKSEPGLLFSTGLDKMEGVLVSAGFIKVMLIEPMSGEALDSFMIDLSELDIQEKFLRTTHSSHSGGLVSTMVKGLDNSNDAIKNALNKIFKDIMDRIDKKLTQSNLEAYKKDAQELKNKKNR, encoded by the coding sequence ATGCAGGATATTAAAGGTTCTATTAGAGGTTTGTTTGGACAATGTGTTTTAGGGACGAGTGTATTAGCTCTCTTGGTTGGTTGTAGTCCTAAGATTATAGAAACAGATAATGTGGCATTAAAATTAGTTTATCAGCCAACCACACATAGCGCTCAAGCATTAGATAAAAGTATTTTACTTTTAAGACCCTCACTTCAGTATAGCGATAATATTGCTAAAGAGTATGAAAATAAATTCAAAAACCAAGTTGTGCTTAAAACTGAAGATATTTTAAAGAATCAAGGTTATAGGGTTGTTAATGTTGAAAGCAGTGAAAAAAGTGATTTATCTTTTGCGCAAAAGAAAGAGGGGTATTTGGCAATCTCTATGAATGGAGAAATAGTTTTACGCCCTGACCCCAAAAGAACTACGCAAAAAAAGTCAGAGCCGGGATTATTGTTTTCTACCGGATTGGACAAAATGGAGGGAGTTTTAGTTTCAGCAGGCTTTATTAAGGTGATGTTAATTGAGCCTATGAGTGGAGAGGCATTGGATTCCTTTATGATTGATTTGAGCGAATTAGATATTCAAGAGAAGTTTTTGCGCACCACTCATTCTAGTCATAGTGGAGGGCTAGTTAGCACTATGGTTAAGGGCTTAGATAATTCTAATGATGCGATTAAGAATGCCTTGAATAAGATTTTTAAAGACATTATGGATAGGATTGATAAAAAGCTCACTCAAAGCAATTTAGAGGCTTATAAAAAGGATGCCCAAGAGTTAAAAAATAAGAAAAATAGATAG
- the moaC gene encoding cyclic pyranopterin monophosphate synthase MoaC — protein MELTHLNEENQPKMVDVGDKEITERIALASGRISMSKEAYEAIVNHSVKKGPVLQTAIIASIMGAKKTSELIPMCHSLMLSGVDIDILEEKETCSFKLYARVKTQAKTGVEMEALMSVSTGLLTIYDMVKAIDKSMVISEIMLEYKSGGKSGIYH, from the coding sequence ATGGAACTCACTCATTTGAATGAAGAAAATCAGCCTAAAATGGTAGATGTAGGAGATAAGGAAATTACTGAACGCATTGCTTTAGCAAGCGGAAGAATTAGCATGAGTAAAGAGGCTTATGAGGCGATTGTCAATCATTCTGTCAAAAAGGGTCCTGTATTACAAACCGCTATTATTGCAAGTATTATGGGGGCTAAAAAGACAAGTGAGCTCATTCCTATGTGTCATTCTCTAATGCTTAGTGGGGTAGATATTGATATCTTAGAAGAGAAAGAAACTTGTAGTTTCAAACTCTATGCAAGAGTGAAAACTCAAGCCAAAACGGGTGTAGAAATGGAGGCCTTAATGAGTGTAAGCACTGGGCTTTTAACTATTTATGATATGGTAAAAGCGATAGATAAAAGCATGGTTATAAGTGAAATTATGCTAGAGTATAAGAGTGGGGGAAAGAGTGGGATTTATCATTGA
- the mog gene encoding molybdopterin adenylyltransferase: MQIIHIGVLSASDRASKGIYEDISGKAIQEVLSEYLLNPLEFHYEVLADEQDLIEKALIKMCDEYQCDLVVTTGGTGPALRDVTPEATEKVCQKMLPGFGELMRTASLKYVPTAILSRQSAGIRNKSLIVNLPGKPKSIRECLEAVFPAIPYCVDLILGRYMEVNEKNIQAFRPKQS; this comes from the coding sequence ATGCAAATTATTCATATAGGCGTTTTAAGTGCGAGCGATAGGGCATCAAAAGGGATTTATGAAGATATTAGCGGTAAAGCAATACAAGAAGTGTTGAGCGAATATTTGCTCAATCCCTTAGAATTTCATTATGAAGTCTTAGCTGATGAGCAAGATTTGATTGAAAAAGCACTCATTAAAATGTGTGATGAATATCAATGCGATTTGGTTGTTACAACCGGTGGCACAGGTCCTGCCTTAAGAGATGTAACCCCAGAGGCTACAGAAAAAGTGTGTCAAAAAATGCTCCCCGGATTTGGAGAGCTTATGCGCACAGCAAGTTTAAAATATGTGCCTACAGCGATTTTATCACGCCAAAGTGCTGGCATTAGAAATAAAAGCTTAATAGTGAATTTACCCGGTAAGCCAAAAAGCATTAGAGAGTGCTTAGAGGCGGTTTTCCCAGCTATTCCTTATTGTGTGGATTTGATTTTAGGGCGTTATATGGAAGTGAATGAAAAAAATATTCAAGCCTTTCGTCCCAAACAATCTTAA
- a CDS encoding molybdopterin synthase catalytic subunit, with amino-acid sequence MLEIFQGALDTSKLLNQYQQEANLKNFGAFCVFVGIVREENNIQGLSFDIYEALLKAWFENWQIKAKNLGVMLKMAHSNGDVLVGQSSFLCVLMGKNRKNALELYENFIEDFKHNAPIWKYDLINNERIYAKERSFPLKGSGLLA; translated from the coding sequence ATGCTAGAAATTTTTCAAGGAGCATTAGATACTTCTAAGCTTTTGAATCAATACCAACAAGAGGCAAATTTAAAAAACTTTGGAGCATTTTGCGTGTTTGTTGGTATTGTAAGAGAGGAGAATAACATTCAAGGCTTGAGCTTTGATATTTACGAGGCGCTTTTAAAAGCGTGGTTTGAAAATTGGCAAATTAAAGCCAAAAATTTAGGCGTAATGCTAAAAATGGCACATAGCAATGGCGATGTTTTAGTAGGGCAAAGCTCGTTTTTATGCGTTTTAATGGGGAAAAATAGAAAAAATGCCTTAGAATTATACGAAAATTTTATTGAAGATTTTAAGCATAACGCCCCCATTTGGAAATACGATTTAATCAATAATGAACGCATTTATGCCAAAGAAAGAAGTTTTCCCTTAAAAGGAAGTGGGCTTTTAGCTTAA
- a CDS encoding MoaD/ThiS family protein, with product MIEVRFFGPIKEENFLVQASNLKELRAILQEKESVKEWLSVCAIALNDKLIDDLDTPLKDGDVISLLPPVCGG from the coding sequence ATGATAGAAGTGCGATTTTTTGGGCCTATAAAAGAAGAAAATTTTTTAGTCCAAGCGAGCAATTTAAAGGAATTAAGAGCGATTTTACAAGAAAAAGAGAGCGTGAAAGAGTGGCTAAGCGTGTGTGCTATAGCGCTTAATGATAAATTGATAGATGATTTAGACACGCCCTTAAAAGATGGCGATGTCATTAGCTTGTTACCGCCGGTTTGTGGGGGCTAG